Below is a window of Candidatus Viadribacter manganicus DNA.
GCAGAACAGTTTCGGCGTAGTTGATGTGCAGGCCGGGCGTGAATGCGAGCGTCGGCAGCGTTGCCGAGAAGACATCGACCACACCGAGGCCCGGATGATTGGTCATGAGGTGGCCCCCGCACTTTAAGCAATACTTGCGATCGCTAACGGGGGTCTTGTTGTAGGTCGCCACGTGCTCGTTGCCGGCGGTGACCCGCACGCTCTCTGGCTTCCATAATGTGAAGGCATTTACCGGTCCGCCCGACCAGGAGCGGCATGAGCGACAATGGCAATAGCCCATGCCTTC
It encodes the following:
- a CDS encoding GFA family protein: MAYQGECFCGAVKIEATGEPEGMGYCHCRSCRSWSGGPVNAFTLWKPESVRVTAGNEHVATYNKTPVSDRKYCLKCGGHLMTNHPGLGVVDVFSATLPTLAFTPGLHINYAETVLPMKDGLPKFKDFPGAFGGSDEQVPE